Proteins found in one Streptococcus anginosus subsp. whileyi MAS624 genomic segment:
- a CDS encoding RluA family pseudouridine synthase: MQVKVEIGGVRLDKAVADLTPLSRSHANEQIKNGQILVNGQVKKAKYAVKAGDVITYELSEPEALEYVAENLPLDIVYQDEDVAVVNKAQGMVVHPSAGHTSGTLVNALMYHIKDLSGINGVLRPGIVHRIDKDTSGLLMIAKNDDAHIKLAEELKDKKSLRKYWAIVHGNLPNDRGVIEAPIGRSEKDRKKQAVTAKGKPAVTRFHVLERFGNYTLVELQLETGRTHQIRVHMAYIGHPVAGDEVYGPRKTLKGHGQFLHARTLGFTHPKTGEVMEFTAEVPIVFQETLEQLRKGKK; the protein is encoded by the coding sequence ATGCAAGTTAAAGTAGAGATTGGTGGTGTACGGTTGGACAAGGCGGTTGCTGATTTGACACCATTATCCCGCAGCCATGCCAATGAACAAATCAAAAATGGGCAAATCTTAGTCAACGGGCAAGTCAAGAAAGCAAAGTATGCTGTCAAGGCAGGTGATGTGATTACTTATGAATTGTCCGAACCAGAAGCGCTGGAGTATGTTGCAGAAAATCTGCCACTAGATATTGTTTATCAGGATGAAGATGTCGCAGTGGTGAACAAGGCTCAAGGTATGGTGGTGCATCCAAGTGCGGGGCATACGAGTGGAACACTGGTCAATGCGCTGATGTACCACATCAAGGATTTGTCCGGTATCAATGGTGTTTTGCGCCCCGGAATTGTCCATCGGATTGACAAAGATACATCAGGATTGTTGATGATTGCCAAGAACGATGATGCGCATATCAAGCTTGCTGAGGAATTAAAAGATAAAAAATCCCTGCGGAAGTATTGGGCTATTGTGCATGGTAATCTACCGAATGACAGAGGCGTTATTGAAGCACCGATTGGACGCAGTGAAAAAGATAGAAAAAAACAAGCTGTAACGGCAAAAGGAAAGCCAGCTGTTACACGTTTCCATGTTTTAGAACGTTTTGGCAATTATACGCTGGTGGAGTTGCAACTGGAAACAGGTCGTACACATCAAATTCGTGTGCACATGGCTTATATTGGTCACCCAGTGGCAGGTGATGAAGTATATGGACCACGTAAAACGCTAAAAGGGCACGGTCAATTTTTACATGCCAGAACGCTTGGATTTACTCATCCTAAGACAGGAGAAGTCATGGAATTTACAGCAGAAGTGCCGATCGTTTTCCAAGAAACGCTAGAACAATTGCGAAAAGGAAAGAAGTGA
- the lspA gene encoding signal peptidase II has protein sequence MKRKVIVPIVIVALIALDQWVKFEIVKNIQLGGVKPFIPKILSLTYLRNTGAAFSILENQQWLFAVITLVVIGAAIWYLSKHIKGSVWLLSALSLIIAGGIGNFIDRMRQGFVVDMFQLDFINFAIFNVADSYLTIGVLVLIVMMLKEEGNAS, from the coding sequence ATGAAACGAAAAGTGATCGTGCCGATTGTGATTGTGGCTTTGATTGCGCTGGATCAATGGGTCAAGTTTGAAATTGTCAAAAACATTCAATTAGGCGGAGTGAAGCCTTTCATTCCAAAGATTTTGAGTTTGACTTATTTGCGAAATACAGGAGCGGCATTTTCAATTCTGGAGAACCAGCAATGGTTGTTTGCGGTGATTACTTTAGTGGTGATTGGAGCTGCTATTTGGTATTTGAGCAAGCACATCAAAGGTTCTGTCTGGCTGCTATCTGCTTTGAGCTTGATTATTGCAGGTGGAATTGGAAATTTTATTGACCGCATGCGCCAAGGTTTTGTTGTGGATATGTTTCAGCTTGATTTTATCAATTTTGCAATTTTTAATGTTGCGGATAGTTATCTGACGATTGGTGTGCTTGTACTGATAGTGATGATGTTAAAGGAAGAGGGCAATGCAAGTTAA
- a CDS encoding LysR family transcriptional regulator — MNIQQLRYVVAIANSGTFREAAEKMYVSQPSLSIAVRELEKELGFKVFRRTSSGTFLTRRGMEFYEKAQELVKGFDVFQNQYANPEEEKAEFSIASQHYDFLPPLITEFAKRYPKNKNFRIFESTTVQILNEVAQGHSEIGIIYLNNQNTKGMMQRMDKLGLEVVDLIPFQTHIYLRADHPLAEKDELVMDDLADLPTVRFTQEKDEYLYYSENFVDTSASSQMFNVTDRATLNGILERTDAYATGSGFLDSNSVNGITVIRLKDNLENRMVYVKREEVELSPVGAAFVAVMEEYFAKRGKK, encoded by the coding sequence ATGAATATTCAACAACTGCGCTATGTTGTAGCCATTGCCAATAGTGGCACCTTTCGTGAAGCCGCTGAGAAAATGTATGTCAGCCAGCCTAGTTTGTCCATTGCGGTTCGAGAATTAGAAAAAGAACTGGGTTTTAAAGTATTTCGCAGAACGAGTAGCGGTACATTTCTGACACGTCGAGGGATGGAATTTTACGAAAAAGCTCAAGAATTGGTTAAAGGATTTGATGTCTTTCAAAATCAGTATGCCAATCCAGAGGAAGAAAAAGCAGAATTTTCCATTGCCAGCCAGCACTATGATTTCTTGCCGCCTCTGATAACGGAATTTGCCAAACGCTATCCAAAAAATAAGAATTTCCGAATTTTTGAATCTACAACGGTGCAGATTTTAAACGAAGTCGCACAAGGACACAGCGAGATTGGCATTATCTATCTGAATAACCAAAATACCAAGGGAATGATGCAGCGGATGGATAAATTGGGGCTGGAAGTGGTAGATTTGATTCCTTTTCAGACACATATCTATCTGCGAGCAGATCACCCTTTAGCTGAAAAAGATGAGCTGGTTATGGACGATTTGGCAGATTTGCCGACGGTTCGTTTTACACAGGAAAAGGACGAATATCTCTATTATTCAGAGAATTTCGTGGACACTAGTGCTAGTTCGCAGATGTTTAATGTGACGGACCGTGCCACTTTAAATGGTATTTTAGAGCGGACAGATGCTTATGCGACAGGCTCTGGATTTTTGGATAGCAATAGTGTAAACGGCATTACGGTAATTCGGTTAAAAGACAATTTGGAAAACCGTATGGTTTATGTCAAACGCGAAGAAGTAGAGCTTTCACCAGTCGGTGCAGCTTTTGTTGCTGTTATGGAAGAATATTTTGCAAAAAGAGGTAAAAAATGA
- a CDS encoding metal-sensitive transcriptional regulator, with protein MANSKLITRLKRSEGQLRGIQKMIEEERDCADIITQLTAVRSSVERVIELMITENLTECLNHPLDDPEAQKERLEKAVQYLIKRK; from the coding sequence ATGGCAAATTCAAAGCTTATTACGCGGCTGAAACGCTCTGAAGGACAATTGCGTGGCATTCAAAAAATGATAGAAGAAGAGCGCGACTGTGCGGACATTATCACTCAATTAACCGCTGTGCGCTCTAGTGTCGAGCGGGTCATTGAGTTGATGATTACCGAAAATCTCACTGAATGTCTCAACCATCCTTTAGACGATCCCGAAGCTCAAAAAGAGCGACTAGAAAAAGCCGTCCAATACCTTATCAAGCGAAAATAA
- a CDS encoding prolyl-tRNA synthetase associated domain-containing protein, giving the protein MDLYAKVEETLNKLNIPFEIVEHEPALTTEQADSFIEGIEGVRTKTMFLTNKKKTAYYLLIMDDKKRLDMDLFKELVKANRIRMASADSLFEKMMLPAGVVSPFGLLNNADKDIQVYFDKEIMSEKRMSFHPNTNEKTLFLDTTDLLKFLEAIGYEAHIVEL; this is encoded by the coding sequence ATGGACTTATACGCAAAAGTAGAAGAAACCTTGAACAAGTTAAACATTCCATTTGAAATCGTGGAACACGAACCGGCACTTACGACCGAGCAGGCAGACAGCTTTATCGAAGGCATTGAAGGCGTCCGCACCAAAACGATGTTTCTCACTAACAAGAAGAAAACCGCCTACTACTTGCTCATCATGGACGACAAAAAGCGCTTGGACATGGACTTATTTAAAGAACTGGTAAAAGCTAATAGAATTCGCATGGCATCCGCTGACAGTTTATTTGAAAAAATGATGTTGCCAGCAGGTGTTGTTTCTCCATTTGGATTGTTAAACAATGCCGATAAAGACATTCAAGTTTATTTTGACAAAGAAATCATGTCGGAAAAACGAATGAGTTTTCACCCCAATACCAATGAAAAAACACTCTTTTTAGACACAACGGACTTACTCAAATTCCTAGAAGCCATTGGCTACGAAGCTCATATTGTTGAATTGTAA
- a CDS encoding rhodanese-like domain-containing protein gives METNITMSEFYKKYQAEKLSIIDVREVYEFVSGHVPTAQNLPLSSLEAGYKLLSQQEKYYVICQSGARSAAACQFLSAQGFDVTNVAGGMNIWPGEVE, from the coding sequence ATGGAAACTAATATCACTATGTCTGAATTTTATAAGAAATACCAAGCAGAAAAGCTGTCCATTATTGATGTGCGAGAAGTTTATGAGTTCGTGTCAGGGCACGTTCCGACGGCACAAAACCTGCCTTTGAGTAGTTTGGAGGCAGGCTACAAACTACTCAGCCAGCAGGAGAAATACTATGTCATCTGCCAATCTGGCGCACGTTCTGCGGCTGCGTGTCAGTTTTTAAGTGCGCAAGGATTTGATGTAACCAATGTGGCTGGGGGCATGAATATCTGGCCCGGAGAGGTGGAGTAA
- a CDS encoding FAD-dependent oxidoreductase — translation MKIIIVGGVAGGMSAATRLRRLMEDAEIIIFEKGPFVSFANCGLPYYVSGEIANREDLLVQTPESLKARFHLDVRPFHEVTAISPDQHTVTVRHDGKEFTESYDRLILSPGAKPFVPPIDGLETAENTYTLRNVPDLDEIMLALEKEPKEAVVIGAGFIGLEMAENLRKRGLKVTIVEKAPHVLPPLDKEMAAFVQAELLKNGIQVMTSQSATRFEDKGKVIVLENGQKIVSDVTILSVGVQPENALAQAAGIELGMRGGILVNERYETSQPDIYAVGDAIVVKQEITGEDALISLASPANRQGRQVADVIAGVARKNKGSIGTAIVRAFDMTAASTGLSERILRMNGLPYQVIHVSGKDHAGYYPGATDVTLKLLFEPTSGKIYGAQGVGKKGVDKRIDILATAIKGNLTIFDLPELEFTYAPPFGSAKDPVNMLGYAALNLVEGLSDNIQWYELEDELAAGKKFLDVRTASELQQGRLKVDTVHIPLNELRERLGELDKSQDYIVSCHSGLRSYIAERILKQAGFSVQNLDGAFALYKMVKPEGVEYGN, via the coding sequence ATGAAAATTATCATTGTTGGTGGAGTTGCAGGTGGAATGTCTGCAGCGACGCGTTTAAGAAGGCTAATGGAAGACGCTGAGATTATTATTTTTGAAAAGGGACCATTCGTTTCCTTTGCGAACTGTGGTCTGCCTTACTATGTTTCTGGAGAAATTGCTAATCGGGAAGATTTGTTAGTGCAAACGCCTGAGAGTTTAAAGGCACGCTTTCATCTAGATGTTCGTCCTTTTCATGAAGTGACGGCTATCTCGCCAGATCAACATACAGTGACGGTTCGGCATGACGGAAAAGAGTTTACAGAGAGTTACGACAGGCTGATTTTGTCTCCGGGAGCAAAGCCTTTTGTGCCTCCGATTGACGGTTTGGAAACAGCTGAAAATACCTATACTTTACGTAATGTTCCTGACCTAGATGAGATTATGTTGGCTTTGGAGAAAGAGCCAAAAGAAGCTGTGGTGATTGGGGCTGGATTCATTGGGCTTGAAATGGCAGAAAATCTTCGGAAGCGCGGTTTGAAGGTGACGATTGTTGAGAAAGCACCGCATGTTTTGCCGCCGCTGGATAAAGAAATGGCTGCTTTTGTTCAAGCTGAATTGTTGAAAAACGGTATTCAAGTAATGACTTCTCAGTCTGCTACGCGGTTTGAGGACAAGGGAAAGGTCATTGTACTGGAGAATGGGCAAAAAATTGTTTCTGATGTGACCATTTTATCTGTCGGGGTGCAACCGGAGAATGCTTTGGCACAGGCGGCAGGTATTGAACTGGGAATGCGTGGCGGTATCTTAGTCAATGAGCGTTATGAAACCAGTCAACCTGATATTTATGCAGTCGGTGATGCGATTGTGGTTAAGCAAGAGATTACAGGAGAAGACGCGCTGATTTCATTGGCTTCGCCTGCCAATCGTCAAGGTCGCCAAGTGGCGGACGTGATTGCTGGGGTAGCTCGCAAGAATAAAGGTAGCATTGGTACAGCTATCGTTCGGGCATTTGACATGACGGCAGCTTCGACAGGGTTGAGCGAGCGCATTCTTCGTATGAATGGCCTGCCTTATCAAGTTATTCATGTCAGTGGTAAGGATCATGCTGGCTACTATCCGGGTGCGACTGATGTGACCTTGAAACTCCTCTTTGAGCCAACAAGTGGCAAAATTTATGGTGCACAAGGTGTTGGGAAAAAAGGCGTTGATAAGCGGATTGATATTTTGGCAACGGCTATCAAAGGTAATCTAACCATTTTTGACTTGCCAGAGTTGGAATTTACCTATGCGCCACCGTTTGGCTCTGCTAAAGATCCGGTCAATATGCTGGGATATGCAGCCTTAAACTTAGTAGAAGGTTTGAGCGACAATATCCAGTGGTATGAATTGGAAGATGAACTAGCTGCTGGTAAGAAGTTCCTAGATGTGCGGACGGCCAGTGAGCTTCAACAAGGTCGTTTGAAAGTGGATACGGTTCACATTCCTTTAAATGAATTGCGTGAGCGTTTAGGAGAGTTAGACAAGTCGCAGGATTATATCGTGAGCTGTCATAGTGGACTTCGTAGCTATATTGCCGAGCGCATTCTCAAACAAGCAGGATTTTCTGTTCAAAATCTAGACGGCGCCTTTGCCTTGTACAAAATGGTAAAACCAGAGGGGGTAGAATATGGAAACTAA
- the rpmA gene encoding 50S ribosomal protein L27, producing MLKMNLANLQLFAHKKGGGSTSNGRDSQAKRLGAKAADGQTVTGGSILYRQRGTHIYPGVNVGRGGDDTLFAKVEGVVRFERKGRDKKQVSVYPIAK from the coding sequence ATGTTGAAAATGAATCTTGCGAACCTGCAACTTTTTGCTCATAAAAAAGGTGGAGGTTCTACATCTAACGGACGTGATTCACAAGCAAAACGTCTTGGAGCTAAAGCAGCTGACGGACAAACTGTAACTGGTGGATCTATTCTTTACCGTCAACGCGGTACTCACATCTATCCAGGTGTCAACGTTGGACGCGGTGGAGATGACACTTTGTTTGCAAAAGTTGAAGGCGTTGTACGCTTTGAACGCAAAGGTCGCGATAAAAAACAAGTTTCTGTTTACCCAATTGCGAAATAA
- a CDS encoding ribosomal-processing cysteine protease Prp — protein MIQAVFERAEDGELRSAEIIGHAESGEYGFDVVCASVSTLAINFINSIEKFAGYEPILELNEEEGGFLRVEIPTDIPSHQREMTQLFFESFFLGMANLSEDSAEFVQTRVITEN, from the coding sequence ATGATACAAGCAGTCTTTGAACGAGCCGAGGATGGTGAGCTGAGGAGTGCAGAAATTATTGGACACGCCGAAAGTGGCGAATACGGCTTTGATGTCGTGTGTGCGTCGGTTTCTACGCTTGCCATAAATTTCATCAATTCGATTGAAAAATTCGCAGGCTATGAACCAATCTTAGAATTAAACGAAGAAGAAGGTGGATTCTTACGGGTAGAGATTCCTACAGATATTCCATCTCACCAAAGAGAAATGACTCAACTTTTCTTTGAATCATTCTTCTTGGGTATGGCAAACTTATCGGAGGACTCAGCTGAGTTCGTCCAGACAAGAGTTATCACAGAAAACTAA
- the rplU gene encoding 50S ribosomal protein L21 — MSTYAIIKTGGKQVKVEVGQAIYVEKLDVEAGQDVTFDEVVLVGGENTVVGTPLVSGATVVGTVEKQGKQKKVVTYKYKPKKGSHRKQGHRQPYTKVVINAINA, encoded by the coding sequence ATGAGCACATACGCAATCATTAAAACTGGCGGCAAACAAGTTAAAGTTGAAGTTGGTCAAGCAATTTACGTTGAAAAATTAGACGTTGAAGCTGGTCAAGATGTAACATTTGACGAAGTTGTTCTTGTTGGTGGTGAGAACACTGTTGTCGGAACTCCGCTTGTTTCTGGAGCTACTGTTGTTGGAACTGTTGAAAAACAAGGAAAACAAAAGAAAGTCGTTACTTACAAGTACAAACCTAAAAAAGGTAGCCATCGTAAACAAGGTCACCGTCAACCATATACTAAGGTTGTCATCAATGCAATCAACGCTTAA
- the thiI gene encoding tRNA uracil 4-sulfurtransferase ThiI, protein MQYSEIMVRYGELSTKGKNRMRFINKLKRNMQAVLSVYPDVHVKADRDRAHVYLHGTDYQPVAESLKQIFGIQNFSPSYKIEKSVPALVEAVQTIMKEIYKEGMTFKIASKRSDHNFELDSRELNQTLGNAVFDAIPHVQVKMKAPDIILQVEIREEAAYLSYETIRGAGGLPVGTSGKGMLMLSGGIDSPVAGYLALKRGVDIEAVHFASPPYTSPGALKKAQNLTRKLTKFGGNIQFIEVPFTEIQEEIKAKAPEAYLMTLTRRFMMRITDRIREERGGLVIINGESLGQVASQTLESMQAINAVTNTPIIRPVVTMDKLEIIDIAEKIDTFNISIQPFEDCCTIFAPDRPKTNPKIKNAEQYEARMDVDALVERAVAGIIMTEITPEAETDEVDEMIEGLL, encoded by the coding sequence ATGCAATATTCAGAAATTATGGTTCGTTACGGCGAGCTTTCAACCAAAGGAAAAAATCGCATGCGTTTTATTAACAAATTGAAACGCAATATGCAAGCAGTCCTCTCTGTTTACCCAGATGTGCATGTGAAAGCAGACCGAGATCGTGCACATGTCTATCTTCACGGAACGGACTATCAACCTGTTGCAGAATCGCTTAAACAAATTTTTGGGATTCAAAATTTCTCTCCGTCTTATAAGATTGAAAAATCAGTTCCTGCTTTGGTTGAAGCGGTGCAGACAATTATGAAAGAAATTTATAAAGAGGGGATGACTTTCAAGATTGCCAGCAAACGTAGCGACCACAATTTTGAATTGGATAGCCGTGAGCTGAATCAAACTCTTGGAAATGCCGTGTTTGATGCCATCCCACATGTTCAAGTCAAGATGAAAGCGCCGGATATTATCCTACAAGTGGAAATACGTGAGGAAGCAGCTTATCTGTCTTATGAAACAATCCGTGGAGCAGGTGGGCTTCCTGTTGGGACATCTGGAAAAGGGATGTTGATGCTGTCAGGCGGAATTGACTCCCCGGTTGCGGGCTATCTAGCCCTTAAACGTGGAGTGGATATTGAAGCGGTTCACTTTGCGAGCCCGCCTTATACAAGTCCAGGTGCTCTTAAAAAGGCGCAGAACTTGACACGCAAGTTAACCAAATTTGGTGGTAATATCCAATTTATTGAAGTGCCATTTACGGAAATTCAAGAAGAAATCAAAGCGAAAGCACCAGAAGCTTATCTGATGACCTTAACTCGTCGTTTTATGATGCGGATCACGGATCGGATTCGTGAAGAACGCGGTGGGCTCGTTATCATCAACGGAGAAAGTCTTGGTCAAGTTGCTAGCCAAACGCTAGAGAGTATGCAAGCGATTAATGCTGTCACTAACACTCCCATTATTCGCCCAGTTGTGACCATGGATAAGCTGGAAATCATAGACATTGCTGAAAAGATTGATACCTTTAATATCTCAATTCAGCCCTTTGAAGACTGTTGTACCATTTTTGCCCCAGACCGTCCGAAAACCAATCCAAAGATAAAAAATGCAGAGCAATACGAAGCGCGTATGGATGTGGATGCTTTAGTGGAACGTGCTGTTGCTGGTATCATCATGACTGAAATCACACCAGAAGCAGAAACAGACGAGGTGGATGAAATGATTGAGGGATTGTTGTAA
- a CDS encoding cysteine desulfurase family protein, giving the protein MIYLDNSATTKPYPEALATYTEVASKIWGNPSSLHSLGNQATRLLDASRRQIAEILGKSSQEIFFTSGGTEGDNWVIKGVAFEKARYGKHIIVSAIEHPAVKESALWLTQQGFEVDFAPVDNKGFVDVEKLATLIRPDTTLISVMAVNNEIGSVQPIKAISELLADKPTISFHVDAVQAVAKILTEDYLTERVDFATFSSHKFHGLRGVGFVYIKSGKKISPLLNGGGQESDKRSTTENLAGIAATAKALRLSMGNLKTFTTRTAKMKEIILEELAKYPDVTIFSGIEEFAPHILTFGIKGVRGEVVVHAFEEYDIYISTTSACSSKAGKPAGTLIAMGVDKSLAQTAVRISLDADNDMSQIEQFLTTFKLIYEKTRKVR; this is encoded by the coding sequence ATGATTTATTTAGACAATTCAGCAACAACCAAGCCTTACCCAGAGGCTTTGGCTACCTATACAGAAGTTGCTTCTAAAATTTGGGGAAATCCTTCTAGTCTCCACAGTTTGGGCAATCAGGCGACCCGCTTGTTAGATGCATCTCGCAGGCAAATTGCGGAGATTCTCGGTAAATCCTCTCAAGAGATTTTCTTTACGTCTGGAGGGACGGAAGGCGATAATTGGGTTATCAAGGGTGTGGCTTTTGAAAAAGCGCGCTATGGCAAGCATATCATTGTATCTGCTATTGAACATCCAGCAGTGAAAGAATCCGCTCTCTGGCTGACGCAGCAAGGTTTTGAAGTGGATTTTGCACCTGTCGATAACAAAGGTTTTGTAGATGTTGAAAAATTAGCTACCCTTATCCGACCGGATACGACTTTAATTTCAGTCATGGCGGTCAACAATGAAATCGGCTCTGTTCAGCCGATTAAGGCTATTTCAGAACTCTTAGCGGACAAGCCTACTATTTCTTTTCATGTAGATGCAGTGCAAGCTGTAGCTAAGATCCTGACGGAAGATTATTTAACTGAGCGCGTGGACTTTGCGACATTTTCCAGCCATAAGTTTCATGGCTTACGGGGTGTTGGTTTTGTCTATATCAAGTCTGGTAAGAAAATCAGTCCGCTGTTGAATGGTGGCGGTCAAGAATCAGACAAGCGTTCTACGACTGAAAATTTGGCGGGTATTGCAGCAACTGCAAAAGCCTTGCGCTTGTCTATGGGAAATCTGAAAACTTTCACCACACGAACCGCAAAAATGAAAGAGATTATCCTAGAAGAGCTAGCTAAGTATCCTGATGTGACGATTTTTTCAGGAATAGAAGAGTTTGCGCCCCATATTTTGACTTTCGGAATTAAAGGCGTACGAGGTGAAGTGGTAGTTCATGCTTTTGAAGAGTATGACATTTATATCTCTACTACGAGTGCTTGTTCCTCTAAAGCTGGCAAACCAGCTGGAACTTTGATAGCCATGGGTGTTGACAAATCCTTAGCTCAAACGGCTGTGCGAATTAGTCTGGATGCAGATAATGACATGAGTCAGATTGAGCAATTTCTGACAACGTTTAAACTCATTTATGAAAAAACTAGAAAAGTAAGGTAA
- a CDS encoding fructose-bisphosphatase class III, protein MEQYKRILLKEFDSKQKVITELINLEAILNLPKGTELYLSDIHGEFEAFDYILRTCAGNLNEKINDCFGEKLSKEEKDKLTLLIAYPQEVLSDGFLYPLKDKSWYGEIIQNLLTLLAFVAAKYTRSKVRKALPPQYAYIIEELLYTDRNLPDSNIYFETIQNYLIDLGEASQFISTLSTVIRQLIIDHLHIVGDIFDRGAAADKVMNELMAYHSVDIQWGNHDIIWMGAFFGSKECLLILLRIAARYGYLYDIERAYGLNLRPLVLFAEKTYSENAKFKPKLGKRSDDYSPEEILQLEKIHQALAIIQFKLENQLIKRRPEFNMSQHLTLDKIDYWEESVMIEEKKHFLANTCFQTINPQKPEELTDEEEEVVATLLDSFQHSIQLKNQISFLMNKGSMYKIYNNHLLFHGCIPLETSGDFQPLQINQIRYAGKELLDFFEYHIRKSSKNPEIQNDFSTDLIWYCWNGKLSPLFGKDKMTTLERYFIEDKETHVEKENPYFSYRNSAKICKLILEEFGLFSEDSRIVNGHTPVKTLKGESPIRGEGMLFVIDGGLCEAYQKKTGIAGYSLLNNSYGFQIVTHQPFQNVQKMIEKAVDLSSLKKVIEHVRERTLIKSTTIGQSLIEQQQELSALLHEFYD, encoded by the coding sequence ATGGAGCAATACAAACGAATTTTATTAAAAGAGTTTGATTCCAAGCAAAAGGTCATCACAGAGTTAATCAATCTGGAAGCTATTTTAAACTTGCCGAAAGGAACCGAGTTGTACCTTAGTGATATTCATGGTGAGTTTGAGGCTTTTGACTATATCCTAAGGACCTGTGCGGGGAATCTGAACGAAAAAATCAACGACTGCTTTGGAGAGAAATTATCAAAAGAGGAAAAAGACAAGCTGACCTTACTAATTGCGTATCCTCAGGAAGTTTTGAGCGATGGGTTCCTTTATCCTTTGAAAGATAAAAGTTGGTATGGAGAAATCATTCAAAATCTGTTGACTTTGCTAGCTTTTGTAGCAGCCAAATACACACGCTCTAAAGTAAGGAAAGCCTTGCCGCCACAATATGCTTACATTATTGAGGAATTGCTTTACACTGATAGAAATCTGCCGGATAGCAATATTTATTTTGAAACGATTCAGAACTATTTGATTGATTTAGGTGAAGCAAGTCAGTTTATTTCGACATTATCAACGGTCATTCGGCAATTAATCATTGATCATCTTCACATAGTTGGTGATATTTTTGATCGCGGAGCAGCAGCGGATAAAGTAATGAATGAACTCATGGCTTATCATTCTGTTGATATTCAGTGGGGCAACCACGACATTATCTGGATGGGGGCTTTCTTCGGCTCAAAAGAATGTTTACTCATTCTCTTACGAATAGCTGCTAGGTACGGGTATCTTTACGATATTGAGCGAGCTTATGGTCTTAATCTAAGACCACTCGTCCTCTTTGCTGAAAAGACTTATTCGGAAAATGCAAAATTCAAACCTAAGTTAGGAAAAAGAAGTGACGATTATTCTCCTGAGGAAATTCTTCAGTTGGAGAAGATTCACCAAGCTTTAGCGATTATCCAGTTTAAATTGGAAAATCAGCTCATCAAAAGACGACCAGAATTTAATATGTCTCAACACCTTACTCTGGATAAGATTGATTACTGGGAAGAGAGTGTCATGATAGAAGAGAAGAAGCATTTCTTAGCTAATACTTGTTTTCAAACGATTAATCCCCAAAAGCCAGAGGAATTAACGGATGAAGAAGAAGAAGTGGTTGCTACTTTGCTGGATTCATTCCAGCATTCTATTCAGCTCAAGAACCAGATTTCTTTTTTGATGAACAAGGGTTCCATGTATAAGATTTATAACAACCATCTCCTGTTTCATGGCTGTATCCCTCTAGAGACATCAGGAGACTTTCAACCTTTGCAAATCAATCAAATCCGCTATGCTGGTAAAGAATTGCTCGACTTTTTTGAATACCATATTCGGAAAAGTTCTAAAAATCCAGAAATTCAGAACGATTTCTCAACGGATCTTATCTGGTACTGTTGGAATGGAAAACTATCTCCCTTGTTTGGCAAGGACAAGATGACCACCTTAGAGCGTTATTTTATTGAGGACAAGGAAACGCACGTTGAAAAGGAAAATCCCTATTTCTCCTATCGGAATTCTGCTAAGATTTGCAAGTTGATTTTGGAAGAATTCGGTCTCTTTTCTGAAGATTCTAGGATTGTAAATGGGCATACACCTGTAAAAACATTGAAAGGCGAATCTCCAATCCGAGGAGAAGGCATGCTATTTGTCATTGACGGTGGGTTGTGTGAAGCCTATCAAAAGAAAACGGGTATTGCTGGTTATTCCTTGCTCAATAATTCATATGGTTTTCAAATTGTCACACACCAACCTTTTCAAAATGTGCAAAAAATGATTGAGAAGGCTGTGGATCTCTCATCCTTGAAGAAAGTGATTGAGCATGTCCGTGAGCGAACTTTGATAAAATCAACGACAATCGGTCAAAGTCTCATCGAACAACAACAGGAACTATCTGCTCTCTTGCATGAATTTTATGATTAA